One stretch of Hevea brasiliensis isolate MT/VB/25A 57/8 chromosome 12, ASM3005281v1, whole genome shotgun sequence DNA includes these proteins:
- the LOC110649922 gene encoding MLP-like protein 34, with the protein MHQSSPEKFLNLLKEQAHQVPNHSPTNIQGVHVHEGDWVTPGSIKVWNYTIDGRAEVFKEKIELDEKKVLTITDLEGDVFKIYKVYTAIWELTPRGQGSFAKLTLEYEKLNDNVPVPHKYIDLVISMTKDIDEGISKA; encoded by the exons atgcatcagtcAAGTCCTGAAAAATTCTTGAATCTCTTAAAGGAGCAAGCTCACCAGGTTCCTAACCATTCTCCTACCAATATTCAAGGAGTTCACGTCCATGAAGGTGATTGGGTAACTCCTGGCTCCATCAAGGTCTGGAACTACACTATAG ATGGAAGAGCTGAGGTATTTAAAGAGAAGATTGAATTAGATGAGAAGAAGGTATTAACTATTACTGATCTTGAAGGTGATGTGTTCAAGATTTACAAAGTCTATACTGCCATATGGGAACTCACACCCAGGGGCCAGGGAAGCTTCGCAAAATTGACTCTTGAATATGAGAAGCTGAATGATAATGTTCCTGTTCCTCATAAATACATAGATTTGGTGATTAGCATGACTAAGGATATTGATGAAGGAATCTCCAAGGCATAA